Proteins encoded by one window of Blautia luti:
- a CDS encoding helix-turn-helix domain-containing protein — protein MQIGEKIKNYRKTAGLTQEQVADYLDVSTPAVNKWEKGNTYPDISLLPAIARLLKIDMNELFSFREELTEKEIGQFVNELSEVSLDSFIKAFEMGKNKIKEYPHCDSLIYSIATVLNAALTLSDVDDEKKLECNNVIVEWLERTAESPNEKVRISSIFMLAAKYIQMEKYKEANIFLDKIPDTVIDATIMKTNVLAHQEGTDIAAFFLEGKLMQTVTNIQNYLYKLIEMEEETGNHCKAEEIAEITEHMISLFGLWDYGKVVPHLLIAGYRKDVEKCIQLIKEVLMESQKPWKMVESPLYYRYADTVQGKSFSGVGNNFVRALAAEIENKEEYEFLKGNKELEAIFAQYLK, from the coding sequence ATGCAAATTGGTGAGAAGATAAAAAACTATCGGAAAACTGCGGGATTAACACAAGAACAGGTGGCGGATTATTTGGACGTTTCTACTCCTGCGGTAAATAAATGGGAAAAAGGAAACACATATCCAGATATATCATTACTTCCGGCAATTGCTCGATTATTAAAAATTGATATGAATGAATTATTTTCATTTCGTGAAGAATTGACAGAAAAAGAGATTGGACAATTTGTGAATGAGCTTTCGGAAGTTTCATTGGATAGCTTTATAAAAGCTTTTGAGATGGGAAAAAATAAAATAAAGGAATATCCTCATTGTGATTCGTTGATTTATTCAATTGCTACTGTTTTAAATGCGGCGTTAACTTTATCCGATGTCGATGATGAGAAAAAGTTGGAATGCAATAATGTGATTGTTGAATGGCTGGAACGAACTGCTGAAAGTCCGAATGAAAAGGTAAGGATTTCCAGTATTTTTATGCTTGCAGCGAAATATATACAAATGGAAAAATATAAAGAAGCAAATATCTTTTTGGATAAAATTCCAGATACTGTGATAGATGCCACAATTATGAAAACGAATGTACTAGCACACCAGGAAGGGACAGATATTGCAGCGTTCTTTTTAGAGGGAAAACTGATGCAGACAGTTACGAATATACAAAACTATCTGTATAAGTTGATAGAAATGGAAGAAGAAACCGGAAATCATTGTAAAGCAGAGGAGATTGCCGAAATCACAGAACATATGATATCGTTATTTGGTCTGTGGGATTATGGTAAAGTAGTACCACATCTATTGATTGCCGGGTATCGAAAGGATGTAGAAAAATGTATTCAGTTGATAAAAGAAGTGTTGATGGAGTCACAGAAGCCATGGAAGATGGTGGAATCACCTTTATATTACAGATATGCGGATACAGTACAGGGAAAATCTTTTTCAGGCGTCGGAAATAATTTTGTTCGTGCATTAGCTGCAGAAATTGAAAACAAAGAAGAGTATGAATTCTTGAAAGGAAATAAAGAACTGGAGGCGATTTTTGCTCAATATTTGAAATAG
- a CDS encoding TnpV protein: MKKHIYDESNGLSYTLHGDYYLPDLAVNEEELTYGKYGMLRKQFLKVHRPARYQYLLMTGELTAHLNRVDQEAREQVKIMLKQMAEKQGVTEQMKMQDQMKWVGLMNSIKACAEEIVLKERVYM, encoded by the coding sequence ATGAAAAAGCACATTTATGATGAAAGTAATGGATTGAGCTACACATTGCATGGAGATTATTACCTGCCGGATCTGGCAGTGAATGAGGAAGAACTGACATATGGTAAATACGGAATGTTGCGAAAACAGTTTCTGAAAGTGCATAGACCGGCACGATATCAGTATTTATTGATGACGGGGGAGCTGACGGCACACTTGAATCGAGTTGATCAGGAAGCCAGAGAACAGGTGAAAATTATGCTGAAGCAGATGGCGGAAAAACAGGGTGTGACGGAACAAATGAAAATGCAGGATCAGATGAAATGGGTTGGTTTAATGAATAGCATCAAAGCCTGTGCAGAAGAAATTGTGTTGAAAGAGAGGGTATATATGTGA
- a CDS encoding sigma-70 family RNA polymerase sigma factor yields MKVTPDDYGRRCQFDHFCKLVLYHEAVDYFRERKRQRGWETSFETLPLSELDTLCTIDQYPSDSFIFPAYGCELQISDGLVAAAFASLPQPGQSILILHCVLELTDGEIGAVVGMSRSAVQRHRTKTLETMRTRLTGGIAE; encoded by the coding sequence ATGAAAGTTACCCCTGATGATTACGGGAGGCGCTGCCAGTTTGACCATTTTTGCAAGCTGGTACTGTACCATGAAGCCGTTGACTACTTCCGGGAAAGGAAGCGTCAGCGTGGCTGGGAAACATCCTTTGAAACGCTGCCGCTTTCGGAACTGGACACGCTATGCACGATAGATCAGTACCCCAGCGACAGTTTTATATTTCCGGCCTATGGCTGTGAGCTTCAGATCAGCGACGGGCTGGTGGCCGCTGCCTTTGCCAGCTTGCCCCAGCCGGGACAAAGCATCTTGATACTGCATTGTGTCCTGGAACTGACGGACGGCGAGATCGGCGCGGTGGTGGGAATGTCCCGCAGCGCCGTCCAGCGGCACAGGACTAAGACGCTGGAAACCATGAGAACAAGACTGACGGGAGGTATTGCAGAATGA
- a CDS encoding helix-turn-helix transcriptional regulator — MELSIQIKKYRTELHLSQEELAEKVYVTRQTISNWENEKSYPDIHSLLLLSSLFNVSLDQLIKGDIEKMKEIISEQEIKKFNYYGSIYTVHLAVLIISAVPLFMWIGRYAYIPFGILFIITMYWALKVEKLKKKNDIQTYKEIVAFTEGKKLDELHKAVEVGKRPYQNILKVIISAGVTAMICFLIGVLMHVFLN, encoded by the coding sequence ATGGAGCTGAGTATACAGATAAAAAAATACCGAACAGAGCTTCATCTATCACAGGAGGAATTGGCAGAAAAGGTATATGTAACAAGACAGACAATTTCTAATTGGGAAAACGAAAAGAGTTATCCTGATATTCATAGCTTGTTACTTCTTAGTTCATTGTTTAATGTATCTCTCGATCAATTAATTAAAGGAGATATAGAGAAAATGAAAGAAATTATTAGCGAGCAAGAAATTAAAAAGTTTAATTATTATGGTTCCATCTATACAGTTCATTTGGCCGTGTTGATTATATCGGCAGTACCTTTGTTTATGTGGATCGGAAGGTATGCGTATATTCCGTTTGGGATTTTATTTATTATTACAATGTACTGGGCGTTAAAGGTTGAAAAACTAAAAAAGAAAAATGATATACAAACCTATAAGGAAATTGTTGCATTTACGGAGGGAAAAAAATTGGATGAACTTCATAAGGCAGTTGAAGTGGGAAAACGTCCTTATCAAAATATATTAAAGGTTATTATCAGTGCGGGTGTTACAGCGATGATTTGCTTCTTAATTGGAGTACTGATGCACGTATTCTTGAATTAA
- a CDS encoding endonuclease/exonuclease/phosphatase, whose translation MRILFWNTHKNKDINPYIASLVLDNEIDILALSEYDANIDELNAMFKDNNQRLIKCNTLGCDRIDVWSSYVNIKSGIQEKYYSIQIINDSFILCCIHLCTDLYGDHSDERLAIIQKIMYDIHKIEDNIQTQRTIVIGDINEMPYGRGCLNANGFHGLPALNISDKPTRTVNEIEYRKFYNPMWNLMGDFDYPPGTFYVNQSKLHSPMWYMLDQVIISQDVLPIFNKDSLKIITACSYADLVDDSKHPNRKISDHFPIMCEIEDEQKCERG comes from the coding sequence ATGAGAATTTTATTTTGGAATACACATAAGAATAAAGATATTAACCCATATATTGCGAGTCTTGTTTTGGATAATGAAATAGATATTCTTGCACTTTCAGAGTATGATGCAAACATAGATGAACTTAATGCAATGTTCAAGGATAATAATCAGCGTTTGATCAAATGTAATACATTAGGCTGCGATAGAATTGATGTTTGGAGTAGCTATGTTAATATAAAATCAGGAATACAGGAAAAATATTATTCGATTCAAATAATAAACGATAGTTTTATATTATGCTGTATACATTTATGTACGGATTTATATGGGGATCATAGTGATGAACGTTTAGCTATTATTCAGAAAATAATGTATGATATACATAAAATTGAAGATAACATTCAAACACAACGAACGATTGTAATAGGAGACATTAATGAAATGCCTTATGGAAGAGGCTGCTTAAATGCAAATGGATTTCATGGATTGCCGGCATTAAATATATCTGATAAACCAACAAGAACAGTAAATGAGATTGAATATCGAAAATTTTACAACCCAATGTGGAATCTTATGGGAGACTTTGATTATCCGCCGGGAACATTTTATGTGAATCAATCAAAACTTCATTCACCGATGTGGTATATGTTAGATCAGGTAATTATAAGTCAAGATGTATTGCCAATATTTAATAAAGATAGTTTAAAGATAATTACGGCATGTAGCTATGCTGACTTAGTAGATGATAGTAAGCATCCTAATCGAAAAATAAGTGATCATTTTCCAATAATGTGTGAAATTGAGGATGAACAAAAATGTGAAAGGGGATAA
- a CDS encoding type II toxin-antitoxin system prevent-host-death family antitoxin, producing MANILPVSDLRNYNEVLKNCHKGEPVYLTKNGRGRFVVMDIEDYERDRAEKKLLMKLQEAEEAVKDGKGWLDLDELKALVGE from the coding sequence ATGGCAAATATTTTACCAGTATCTGATTTGAGAAATTATAATGAAGTCCTGAAAAACTGCCATAAAGGAGAACCAGTATATCTGACCAAAAATGGCAGAGGACGTTTCGTTGTCATGGATATTGAAGATTATGAGCGTGACCGGGCAGAGAAAAAGCTTCTGATGAAGCTGCAGGAAGCCGAAGAAGCAGTGAAAGACGGAAAAGGCTGGCTGGATCTGGATGAATTGAAAGCTCTTGTGGGGGAATAA
- a CDS encoding type II toxin-antitoxin system RelE/ParE family toxin has translation MLKLRINPIVAKDLKNIRDYIAEDNEEYAAKTIKEIYGKFENLQMFPGMGSDLSKRVSFRTDYKYVIWEDYVIIYKISKEYVEVYRVVNRYQDITRIFE, from the coding sequence ATGTTAAAACTGCGGATCAATCCGATTGTTGCAAAGGATTTGAAGAATATTCGGGATTACATTGCTGAGGATAATGAAGAATATGCTGCAAAGACGATAAAAGAGATTTATGGTAAATTTGAAAATCTTCAGATGTTTCCGGGAATGGGGTCAGATTTATCCAAACGGGTCAGCTTTCGGACAGATTATAAATATGTGATATGGGAAGATTATGTGATTATCTACAAGATCAGTAAAGAATATGTAGAGGTTTATCGTGTAGTTAATCGTTATCAAGATATCACAAGAATTTTTGAATAA